From Panthera uncia isolate 11264 chromosome E1, Puncia_PCG_1.0, whole genome shotgun sequence, one genomic window encodes:
- the TMUB2 gene encoding LOW QUALITY PROTEIN: transmembrane and ubiquitin-like domain-containing protein 2 (The sequence of the model RefSeq protein was modified relative to this genomic sequence to represent the inferred CDS: deleted 2 bases in 2 codons), with protein sequence MISRHRQNNLMSVDPVSSQAMELSDVTLIEGVGNEVTVVAGVVVLILALVLAWLSTYVADSGSNQLLGTIVSAGDTSVLHLGHVDHLVAGQGTPEPTELPHPSEGNDEKAEEAGEGGGDPTGEPGAGGGVEPSLEHLLDIQGLTKRQAGPESSSPEAPLRPEDGSCLPPSPGLINVRLKFLNDTEELAVARPEDTVGALKSKYFPGQESQMKLIYQGRLLQDPARTLRSLNITDNCVIHCHRSPPGSAVPGPSASLAPSSATEPPSLGVSVGSLMVPVFVVLLGVVWYFRINYRQFFTAPATVSLVGVTVFFSFLVFGMYGR encoded by the exons ATGATTTCCCGTCACCGTCaaaacaaccttatgag TGTCGACCCAGTCAGCAGCCAGGCCATGGAGCTCTCTGATGTCACCCTCATTGAGGGTGTGGGTAATGAGGTGACTGTGGTGGCAGGTGTGGTGGTGCTGATTCTAGCCTTGGTCCTAGCTTGGCTCTCTACCTACGTAGCAGACAGCGGTAGCAACCAGCTCCTGGGCACCATTGTGTCAGCTGGCGACACATCCGTCCTCCACCTGGGACACGTGGACCATCTAGTAGCGGGCCAAGGCACCCCAGAGCCCACTGAACTTCCCCATCCATCAGAGGGTAATGACGAGAAGGCTGAAGAGGCTGGCGAAGGTGGGGGAGACCCCACAGGGGAGCCTGGAGCCGGGGGTGGCGTTGAGCCGAGCCTTGAGCATCTGCTTGACATCCAAGGCCTGACCAAAAGACAAGCGGGCCCAGAAAGCAGCAGTCCAGAGGCCCCCCTGAGACCTGAGGATGGCAGCTgcctc ccccccagccctggcctcatCAATGTGCGGCTCAAATTCCTCAATGACACCGAGGAGCTGGCTGTGGCCAGGCCGGAGGATACTGTGGGTGCCCTGAAGAG TAAGTACTTCCCTGGACAAGAGAGCCAGATGAAACTGATCTACCAGGGCCGTCTGCTGCAGGACCCAGCCCGCACACTGCGTTCTCTGAACATTACCGACAACTGTGTGATTCACTGCCACCGCTCC CCCCCAGGGTCAGCTGTTCCAGGCCCCTCAGCATCCTTGGCCCCCTCTTCGGCCACTGAACCCCCCAGCCTTGGCGTCAGTGTGGGCAGCCTCATGGTGCCCGTGTTTGTGGTGCTGTTGGGTGTGGTCTGGTACTTCCGTATCAATTACCGCCAGTTCTTCACAGCACCTGCCACCGTCTCCCTGGTGGGGGTCACCGTCTTTTTCAGCTTCCTAGTATTTGGGATGTATGGACGATAA
- the ATXN7L3 gene encoding ataxin-7-like protein 3 isoform X1: MKMEEMSLSGLDNSKLEAIAQEIYADLVEDSCLGFCFEVHRAVKCGYFFLDDTDPDSMKDFEIVDQPGLDIFGQVFNQWKSKECVCPNCSRSIAASRFAPHLEKCLGMGRNSSRIANRRIANSNNMNKSESDQEDNDDINDNDWSYGSEKKAKKRKSDKLWYLPFQNPNSPRRSKSLKHKNGFSVCTSASNTLPLLFSSSGELSNSDPFKYNNSTGISYETLGPEELRSLLTTQCGVISEHTKKMCTRSLRCPQHTDEQRRAVRIYFLGPSAVLPEVESSLDNDSFDMTDSQALISRLQWDGSSDLSPSDSGSSKTSENQGWGLGTNSSESRKTKKKKSHLSLVGTASSLGSNKKKKPKPPAPPTPSIYDDIN, encoded by the exons atgaaaatggagGAAATGTCTTTGTCTGGCCTGGATAACAGCAAACTAGAG GCCATCGCTCAGGAGATATACGCGGACTTGGTCGAGGATTCTTGTTTGGGATTCTGCTTTGAGGTACACCGGGCTGTCAAGTGTGGCTACTTCTTCCTGGACGACACGGACCCTGATAGCATGAAGGATTTTG AGATCGTGGACCAGCCGGGGTTGGACATCTTTGGACAGGTTTTCAACCAGTGGAAGAGCAAGGAGTGTGTTTGCCCCAATTGCAGCCGCAGCATTGCCGCCTCCCGCTTTGCTCCACATCTGGAGAAGTGCCTGGGAATGGGCCGGAACAGCAGCCGGATCGCCAACCGCCG GATTGCCAACAGCAACAATATGAACAAGTCGGAGAGTGACCAAGAGGATAATGACGACATCAATGACAACGACTGGTCGTACGGCTCAGAGAAGAAAG CCAAGAAGAGGAAATCAGACAAG CTATGGTATCTCCCATTCCAGAACCCCAATTCCCCTCGAAGATCCAagtctttaaaacacaaaaatg GGTTCTCTGTCTGTACCTCTGCATCAAACacccttccccttcttttttcttcttcaggggAACTTAGCAATTCGGATCCTTTTAAG TATAACAACTCAACTGGGATCAGCTACGAGACCCTGGGGCCGGAGGAGCTGCGTAGCCTGCTCACCACG CAATGTGGGGTGATCTCTGAACACACCAAGAAGATGTGCACAAG GTCCCTGCGCTGCCCCCAGCACACAGATGAGCAGCGGCGAGCCGTGCGGATTTACTTCCTCGGACCCTCAGC CGTCCTTCCAGAGGTCGAGAGTTCCCTGGATAACGACAGCTTTGACATGACTGACAGCCAGGCCCTGATCAGCCGGCTTCAGTGGGACGGCTCCTCTGATCTCTCACCCTCTGATTCGGGCTCCTCCAAGACGAGTGAGAATCAGGGATGGGGTCTAG GTACCAACAGCTCAGAGTCAcggaaaaccaagaaaaagaaatcccatcTGAGCCTGGTAGGGACTGCCTCCAGCCTAGGCTCCAACAAGAAGAAGAAGCCAAAGCCACCGGCACCCCCAACGCCCAGCATCTACGATGACATCAACTGA
- the ATXN7L3 gene encoding ataxin-7-like protein 3 isoform X2, with protein MKMEEMSLSGLDNSKLEAIAQEIYADLVEDSCLGFCFEVHRAVKCGYFFLDDTDPDSMKDFEIVDQPGLDIFGQVFNQWKSKECVCPNCSRSIAASRFAPHLEKCLGMGRNSSRIANRRIANSNNMNKSESDQEDNDDINDNDWSYGSEKKAKKRKSDKNPNSPRRSKSLKHKNGFSVCTSASNTLPLLFSSSGELSNSDPFKYNNSTGISYETLGPEELRSLLTTQCGVISEHTKKMCTRSLRCPQHTDEQRRAVRIYFLGPSAVLPEVESSLDNDSFDMTDSQALISRLQWDGSSDLSPSDSGSSKTSENQGWGLGTNSSESRKTKKKKSHLSLVGTASSLGSNKKKKPKPPAPPTPSIYDDIN; from the exons atgaaaatggagGAAATGTCTTTGTCTGGCCTGGATAACAGCAAACTAGAG GCCATCGCTCAGGAGATATACGCGGACTTGGTCGAGGATTCTTGTTTGGGATTCTGCTTTGAGGTACACCGGGCTGTCAAGTGTGGCTACTTCTTCCTGGACGACACGGACCCTGATAGCATGAAGGATTTTG AGATCGTGGACCAGCCGGGGTTGGACATCTTTGGACAGGTTTTCAACCAGTGGAAGAGCAAGGAGTGTGTTTGCCCCAATTGCAGCCGCAGCATTGCCGCCTCCCGCTTTGCTCCACATCTGGAGAAGTGCCTGGGAATGGGCCGGAACAGCAGCCGGATCGCCAACCGCCG GATTGCCAACAGCAACAATATGAACAAGTCGGAGAGTGACCAAGAGGATAATGACGACATCAATGACAACGACTGGTCGTACGGCTCAGAGAAGAAAG CCAAGAAGAGGAAATCAGACAAG AACCCCAATTCCCCTCGAAGATCCAagtctttaaaacacaaaaatg GGTTCTCTGTCTGTACCTCTGCATCAAACacccttccccttcttttttcttcttcaggggAACTTAGCAATTCGGATCCTTTTAAG TATAACAACTCAACTGGGATCAGCTACGAGACCCTGGGGCCGGAGGAGCTGCGTAGCCTGCTCACCACG CAATGTGGGGTGATCTCTGAACACACCAAGAAGATGTGCACAAG GTCCCTGCGCTGCCCCCAGCACACAGATGAGCAGCGGCGAGCCGTGCGGATTTACTTCCTCGGACCCTCAGC CGTCCTTCCAGAGGTCGAGAGTTCCCTGGATAACGACAGCTTTGACATGACTGACAGCCAGGCCCTGATCAGCCGGCTTCAGTGGGACGGCTCCTCTGATCTCTCACCCTCTGATTCGGGCTCCTCCAAGACGAGTGAGAATCAGGGATGGGGTCTAG GTACCAACAGCTCAGAGTCAcggaaaaccaagaaaaagaaatcccatcTGAGCCTGGTAGGGACTGCCTCCAGCCTAGGCTCCAACAAGAAGAAGAAGCCAAAGCCACCGGCACCCCCAACGCCCAGCATCTACGATGACATCAACTGA
- the ATXN7L3 gene encoding ataxin-7-like protein 3 isoform X3: MKMEEMSLSGLDNSKLEAIAQEIYADLVEDSCLGFCFEVHRAVKCGYFFLDDTDPDSMKDFEIVDQPGLDIFGQVFNQWKSKECVCPNCSRSIAASRFAPHLEKCLGMGRNSSRIANRRIANSNNMNKSESDQEDNDDINDNDWSYGSEKKAKKRKSDKLWYLPFQNPNSPRRSKSLKHKNGELSNSDPFKYNNSTGISYETLGPEELRSLLTTQCGVISEHTKKMCTRSLRCPQHTDEQRRAVRIYFLGPSAVLPEVESSLDNDSFDMTDSQALISRLQWDGSSDLSPSDSGSSKTSENQGWGLGTNSSESRKTKKKKSHLSLVGTASSLGSNKKKKPKPPAPPTPSIYDDIN, encoded by the exons atgaaaatggagGAAATGTCTTTGTCTGGCCTGGATAACAGCAAACTAGAG GCCATCGCTCAGGAGATATACGCGGACTTGGTCGAGGATTCTTGTTTGGGATTCTGCTTTGAGGTACACCGGGCTGTCAAGTGTGGCTACTTCTTCCTGGACGACACGGACCCTGATAGCATGAAGGATTTTG AGATCGTGGACCAGCCGGGGTTGGACATCTTTGGACAGGTTTTCAACCAGTGGAAGAGCAAGGAGTGTGTTTGCCCCAATTGCAGCCGCAGCATTGCCGCCTCCCGCTTTGCTCCACATCTGGAGAAGTGCCTGGGAATGGGCCGGAACAGCAGCCGGATCGCCAACCGCCG GATTGCCAACAGCAACAATATGAACAAGTCGGAGAGTGACCAAGAGGATAATGACGACATCAATGACAACGACTGGTCGTACGGCTCAGAGAAGAAAG CCAAGAAGAGGAAATCAGACAAG CTATGGTATCTCCCATTCCAGAACCCCAATTCCCCTCGAAGATCCAagtctttaaaacacaaaaatg gggAACTTAGCAATTCGGATCCTTTTAAG TATAACAACTCAACTGGGATCAGCTACGAGACCCTGGGGCCGGAGGAGCTGCGTAGCCTGCTCACCACG CAATGTGGGGTGATCTCTGAACACACCAAGAAGATGTGCACAAG GTCCCTGCGCTGCCCCCAGCACACAGATGAGCAGCGGCGAGCCGTGCGGATTTACTTCCTCGGACCCTCAGC CGTCCTTCCAGAGGTCGAGAGTTCCCTGGATAACGACAGCTTTGACATGACTGACAGCCAGGCCCTGATCAGCCGGCTTCAGTGGGACGGCTCCTCTGATCTCTCACCCTCTGATTCGGGCTCCTCCAAGACGAGTGAGAATCAGGGATGGGGTCTAG GTACCAACAGCTCAGAGTCAcggaaaaccaagaaaaagaaatcccatcTGAGCCTGGTAGGGACTGCCTCCAGCCTAGGCTCCAACAAGAAGAAGAAGCCAAAGCCACCGGCACCCCCAACGCCCAGCATCTACGATGACATCAACTGA
- the ATXN7L3 gene encoding ataxin-7-like protein 3 isoform X4, which produces MKMEEMSLSGLDNSKLEAIAQEIYADLVEDSCLGFCFEVHRAVKCGYFFLDDTDPDSMKDFEIVDQPGLDIFGQVFNQWKSKECVCPNCSRSIAASRFAPHLEKCLGMGRNSSRIANRRIANSNNMNKSESDQEDNDDINDNDWSYGSEKKAKKRKSDKNPNSPRRSKSLKHKNGELSNSDPFKYNNSTGISYETLGPEELRSLLTTQCGVISEHTKKMCTRSLRCPQHTDEQRRAVRIYFLGPSAVLPEVESSLDNDSFDMTDSQALISRLQWDGSSDLSPSDSGSSKTSENQGWGLGTNSSESRKTKKKKSHLSLVGTASSLGSNKKKKPKPPAPPTPSIYDDIN; this is translated from the exons atgaaaatggagGAAATGTCTTTGTCTGGCCTGGATAACAGCAAACTAGAG GCCATCGCTCAGGAGATATACGCGGACTTGGTCGAGGATTCTTGTTTGGGATTCTGCTTTGAGGTACACCGGGCTGTCAAGTGTGGCTACTTCTTCCTGGACGACACGGACCCTGATAGCATGAAGGATTTTG AGATCGTGGACCAGCCGGGGTTGGACATCTTTGGACAGGTTTTCAACCAGTGGAAGAGCAAGGAGTGTGTTTGCCCCAATTGCAGCCGCAGCATTGCCGCCTCCCGCTTTGCTCCACATCTGGAGAAGTGCCTGGGAATGGGCCGGAACAGCAGCCGGATCGCCAACCGCCG GATTGCCAACAGCAACAATATGAACAAGTCGGAGAGTGACCAAGAGGATAATGACGACATCAATGACAACGACTGGTCGTACGGCTCAGAGAAGAAAG CCAAGAAGAGGAAATCAGACAAG AACCCCAATTCCCCTCGAAGATCCAagtctttaaaacacaaaaatg gggAACTTAGCAATTCGGATCCTTTTAAG TATAACAACTCAACTGGGATCAGCTACGAGACCCTGGGGCCGGAGGAGCTGCGTAGCCTGCTCACCACG CAATGTGGGGTGATCTCTGAACACACCAAGAAGATGTGCACAAG GTCCCTGCGCTGCCCCCAGCACACAGATGAGCAGCGGCGAGCCGTGCGGATTTACTTCCTCGGACCCTCAGC CGTCCTTCCAGAGGTCGAGAGTTCCCTGGATAACGACAGCTTTGACATGACTGACAGCCAGGCCCTGATCAGCCGGCTTCAGTGGGACGGCTCCTCTGATCTCTCACCCTCTGATTCGGGCTCCTCCAAGACGAGTGAGAATCAGGGATGGGGTCTAG GTACCAACAGCTCAGAGTCAcggaaaaccaagaaaaagaaatcccatcTGAGCCTGGTAGGGACTGCCTCCAGCCTAGGCTCCAACAAGAAGAAGAAGCCAAAGCCACCGGCACCCCCAACGCCCAGCATCTACGATGACATCAACTGA